In a genomic window of Brassica rapa cultivar Chiifu-401-42 chromosome A10, CAAS_Brap_v3.01, whole genome shotgun sequence:
- the LOC103864865 gene encoding calcium-dependent mitochondrial ATP-magnesium/phosphate carrier protein 2, whose amino-acid sequence MSSHHGVEHVGLPTQMKSKQGSCNPFKKPGPVSMDHVLLALRETREERDVRIRSLFNFFDSENAGYLDCAQIEKGLVALQIPSGYKYAKELFRVCDANRDGRVDYHEFRRYMDDKELELYRIFQAIDVEHNGCISPEGLWDSLVKAGIEINDEELARFVEHVDKDNDGIILFEEWRDFLLLYPHEATIENIYHHWERVCLVDIGEQAVIPEGMSKHVKRSNYFIAGGIAGAASRTATAPLDRLKVLLQIQKTDAKIRDAVKAIWNQGGVRGFFRGNGLNIVKVAPESAIKFYAYELFKNAIGENMGEDKADIGTTARLFAGGMAGAVAQASIYPLDLVKTRLQTCTSQAGAACPRIGTLTKDILVHEGPRAFYKGLFPSLLGIIPYAGIDLAAYEKLKDLSRTYILQEDAEPGPLIQLGCGTISGALGATCVYPLQVVRTRMQAERTRTSMSGVFRRTVSEEGYKALYKGLLPNLLKVVPAASITYMVYEAMKKSLELD is encoded by the exons ATGTCGAGTCACCATGGCGTGGAGCACGTTGGATTACCGACGCAAATGAAATCCAAACAGGGCTCCTGCAACCCGTTCAAGAAACCCGGACCCGTTTCGATGGATCACGTTCTTCTAGCTCTCCGCGAGACGAGGGAGGAACGGGACGTGCGGATCCGGAGCCTATTCAACTTCTTCGACTCTGAGAATGCTGGGTACTTGGATTGCGCGCAGATCGAGAAAGGGCTGGTCGCGCTTCAAATCCCAAGCGGGTACAAGTACGCCAAGGAGCTGTTTAGGGTTTGCGATGCGAATCGAGATGGGCGTGTGGATTATCACGAGTTTCGTCGCTACATGGATGATAAGGAACTCGAGCTCTATCGAATTTTTCAAGCTATTGATGTTGAGCACAATGGTTGCATTTCTCCCGAGGGACTCTGGGATTCTCTCGTTAAGGCCG GAATTGAGATAAATGATGAGGAGCTCGCTCGCTTTGTGGAGCACGTTGACAAGGACAATGATGGAATCATACTGTTTGAAGAATGGAGGGATTTTCTTTTGTTGTATCCTCACGAAGCCACCATCGAAAACATTTACCATCACTGGGAAAGAGTGTGTCTTGTAGACATTGGAGAACAAGCCGTTATCCCGGAAGGAATGAGCAAACATGTTAAGAGAAGCAACTACTTCATTGCAGGTGGCATAGCCGGTGCTGCTTCTAGGACTGCGACTGCACCTCTCGATCGCTTAAAAGTCCTTTTGCAAATTCAGAAAACCGATGCTAAAATCCGAGATGCCGTAAAGGCGATATGGAATCAGGGTGGGGTTCGGGGTTTCTTTAGAGGTAACGGGTTGAATATTGTGAAGGTGGCACCAGAGAGTGCCATCAAGTTCTATGCCTATGAGCTTTTCAAGAACGCTATTGGTGAAAACATGGGTGAAGACAAAGCGGATATCGGCACTACCGCTAGACTTTTCGCTGGAGGTATGGCTGGTGCAGTGGCTCAAGCCTCTATATACCCTCTGGACCTTGTCAAAACGCGGTTGCAGACATGCACTAGCCAAGCAGGTGCTGCTTGTCCCCGGATTGGAACGCTCACTAAAGACATATTGGTTCATGAGGGTCCACGTGCCTTCTACAAAGGTCTTTTCCCTTCACTTCTCGGGATTATTCCTTATGCCGGTATCGATCTTGCTGCATATGAGAAATTAAAGGATTTGTCCAGGACATATATTCTTCAAGAGGACGCCG AACCAGGTCCGCTCATTCAACTAGGATGTGGAACCATCTCAGGAGCTCTTGGAGCAACCTGTGTTTATCCTTTACAGGTTGTTAGAACAAG AATGCAAGCGGAGCGAACAAGGACGTCAATGTCTGGAGTATTCAGGAGGACAGTAAGTGAAGAAGGGTACAAAGCACTCTACAAAGGGCTTCTACCGAATCTTCTAAAGGTTGTTCCTGCTGCAAGCATTACGTATATGGTCTACGAAGCAATGAAAAAGAGTCTTGAACTTGATTAA
- the LOC103864864 gene encoding protein FRIGIDA yields the protein MAFRNGSLIPAHDPSTRENQSSSPTIQRGTVPTNTEITIEQSNHPQFLKSIDDLTAFSAAVDAFKRHYDDLQSHMDYIKNAIDSSLKSKGITAESPSSRSQSPRNDASGETVAATQSPPKETCETVAEKVERLCELMCSKGLRRYMYSNISDRAKLIEELPAALKLAKEPANFVLECIGKFYLQGRKAYASDSHMIPARQVSLLILESYLLMLDPKKPFDRVSIKDQAEAAAVAWKKRMMSEGRLAAAEAMDARGLLLLIACFGIPSSFSSMDLFDLVRKSGAAEIAAALKRSPFLVPMMSGIVDSSIKRGKHIEALGMIYTFGIEDRFSASSLLTSFLRMSKESFERAKQKAQAPIAFKEANQKFLAALLSVMKCLEAHNLDPEREVQGWQIKEQMIKLEKDIIQLDKQMEGEARSISLMEEVALTKRFYNQQMKRPRLSDMEMPPAASSSYSSTYPDRSFPSHRDNEISALVSSYLGPSSGFPHRSSLRRSPEYLAPSSGLGRSVPAYEHLPPNSYLPLPGRHSPVQGQRLPGEYTPPIHGQQQIPYGLQRVYRHSPSVERYLALPKIRSPRNS from the exons ATGGCCTTTCGTAATGGTTCTCTGATCCCTGCCCATGATCCATCCACGAGGGAAAATCAATCATCATCGCCGACCATACAACGGGGAACCGTGCCTACAAACACGGAAATCACGATCGAACAATCTAACCATCCTCAATTTTTGAAATCGATCGACGATTTAACTGCGTTTTCAGCTGCAGTGGACGCCTTCAAACGCCACTACGACGACTTGCAAAGCCACATGGATTACATCAAGAACGCCATTGACTCCAGTCTCAAGAGCAAAGGCATCACCGCCGAGTCTCCCTCCTCCCGATCGCAGTCTCCACGAAACGATGCTTCCGGAGAAACGGTTGCTGCCACACAATCGCCGCCAAAGGAGACTTGTGAGACAGTAGCGGAGAAGGTGGAGCGATTGTGCGAGTTGATGTGCAGCAAAGGCCTGCGTAGATACATGTACTCGAATATCTCTGACCGAGCTAAGCTGATTGAAGAGCTTCCTGCAGCTCTGAAGCTAGCCAAGGAGCCTGCTAACTTCGTGTTGGAATGCATTGGCAAGTTTTACTTACAAGGGCGCAAAGCTTATGCGAGTGATTCCCATATGATCCCTGCGAGGCAGGTTTCGCTTCTGATCCTGGAGTCTTATCTTCTAATGCTTGATCCGAAGAAGCCCTTTGATAGAGTTTCTATCAAGGATCAAGCCGAGGCGGCTGCTGTTGCGTGGAAGAAAAGGATGATGAGCGAAGGAAGGTTAGCTGCGGCAGAGGCAATGGACGCTAGGGGTTTGCTTCTGCTAATTGCTTGTTTTGGGATTCCTTCCAGCTTTTCGAGTATGGATTTGTTTGATCTGGTACGGAAGAGTGGTGCTGCTGAGATTGCTGCTGCTCTTAAACGGTCACCTTTCCTTGTCCCTATGATGTCAG GTATAGTTGATTCAAGTATCAAGCGTGGAAAGCATATTGAAGCTCTTGGTATGATTTATACCTTTGGGATAGAGGATAGGTTTTCGGCTTCTTCGCTTCTAACTTCATTCCTAAGGATGAGCAAGGAGTCATTTGAGAGGGCAAAACAGAAAGCTCAAGCACCGATAGCATTT AAAGAGGCCAACCAAAAGTTTTTAGCTGCGTTGTTATCAGTGATGAAGTGTTTGGAGGCTCACAACTTAGACCCAGAGAGAGAAGTTCAAGGGTGGCAGATCAAAGAGCAAATGATTAAGTTGGAGAAAGACATTATTCAACTCGACAAACAGATGGAAGGGGAAGCAAGATCCATCAGTTTAATGGAGGAAGTGGCATTGACGAAGAGATTCTATAACCAACAGATGAAACGTCCAAGGTTGTCAGACATGGAAATGCCACCAGCAGCTTCCTCATCTTATTCTTCTACCTACCCGGACCGAAGCTTCCCTAGTCACAGAGACAATGAAATATCAGCTCTTGTCAGTAGTTACCTCGGCCCATCATCAGGTTTTCCTCATCGTTCAAGTCTCAGGAGATCCCCTGAATATTTAGCTCCATCTAGTGGGTTAGGAAGAAGTGTACCTGCATATGAACATCTGCCTCCAAATTCTTACCTTCCCCTTCCAGGACGGCACTCTCCGGTTCAAGGACAGAGACTTCCTGGAGAGTACACCCCTCCAATTCATGGGCAACAACAAATACCATATGGTCTACAAAGGGTTTACAGACATTCACCATCTGTAGAAAGATACTTGGCTTTGCCCAAAATCAGGTCTCCTCGTAACTCATAA
- the LOC103864943 gene encoding uncharacterized protein LOC103864943 has translation MDPYVVADSSFREGETHLAPPSPAFGHGEWRFAKLHTAVFGSLTDELSEEDDALRKRGRRQVKKEEFGFEIALGAMEFSKGSRQLQPPTLVPVGPGLHVSVFFFLLCFCFSTKINKLLIPKHISTDADKANRLDVANAINPLPTEEDKKLVIVKTPNAVNPLVWDYSPLLAIDTWEHAYYLDFENRRAEYINIFMEKLVSWETVSTRLESAMARAAQREQEGTYTEDEENSEDEEPEVYLDSDVDVSVVD, from the exons ATGGATCCTTACGTCGTTGCCGATTCTAGCTTCCGGGAAGGGGAGACTCACTTAGCTCCGCCTTCGCCGGCTTTTGGTCACGGAGAGTGGAGGTTCGCAAAGCTCCACACTGCCGTCTTTGGATCCCTTA CGGATGAGCTctcagaagaagatgatgctctCCGAAAAAGAGGACGACGGCAAGTGAAGAAAGAAGAGTTTGGTTTCGAGATCGCGTTGGGAGCGATGGAGTTCTCG aaaggttCAAGGCAGCTGCAGCCTCCAACTTTGGTTCCGGTTGGACCTGGCTTGCAtgtgagtgtttttttttttttactttgcttttgcttctccacgaaaataaataaattgctaATCCCAAAACATATTTCAACTGATGCAGACAAGGCGAATAGACTGGATGTTGCAAATGCCATAAATCCACTTCCAACGGAGGAAGACAAGAAGCTTGTAATAGTAAAAACTCCCAATGCAGTAAATCCGCTCGTATGGGATTATTCT CCACTTCTCGCCATTGATACATGGGAG CACGCTTACTATCTGGATTTTGAG AACCGAAGAGCTGAGTACATAAATATATTCATGGAAAAGCTCGTGTCATGGGAAACAGTAAGCACGAGGCTAGAATCTGCAATGGCTCGAGCAGCTCAAAGAGAACAAGAAGGAACATATACCGAAGATGAAGAGAATTCGGAGGATGAAGAGCCAGAGGTTTACTTAGATAGTGATGTTGATGTATCTGTGGTTGACTAA